A stretch of the Cumulibacter soli genome encodes the following:
- a CDS encoding alpha/beta fold hydrolase — translation MSSPQITRQMTAHSGSPLTVTTPRGTFAAIDVRPASRPVATALLVPGYTGSKEDFAPIFDLLQTRGFRIVAIDQRGQYQSPGSTEADAYSVHELGADVVAIAHELGTPLHLVGHSFGGLITRAAVLSEPAAFSSLTLMSSGPSELPHGPRRTMIESAEPHLHALGLQKIYDSGQQALAGDPNWQAPPEPLRGFLRERFITSSAHALEFMGRTMLTEPDRVADLKDTGVPTLVMYGRDDNAWSPESQSDMALRLGAREVIIDGAMHSPAIENPTDSATALADFWDTYATAERTSP, via the coding sequence GTGAGCTCACCCCAGATCACCCGCCAAATGACCGCGCATTCGGGATCGCCACTGACGGTCACAACCCCACGTGGCACGTTCGCCGCGATCGACGTACGCCCCGCCTCACGACCGGTCGCTACCGCTTTGCTGGTGCCGGGTTACACCGGGAGCAAGGAAGACTTCGCGCCAATCTTCGACCTGCTGCAAACGCGCGGATTCCGTATCGTGGCGATCGATCAGCGCGGCCAGTATCAGAGCCCGGGAAGCACCGAGGCCGACGCGTACTCGGTGCACGAACTCGGCGCGGACGTCGTCGCGATCGCGCACGAACTCGGTACCCCGCTGCACCTGGTCGGCCACTCGTTCGGCGGGCTCATCACACGTGCCGCCGTACTCAGTGAACCGGCGGCGTTCAGTTCGCTGACGCTCATGTCGTCGGGACCATCGGAACTGCCCCATGGACCGCGCCGGACGATGATCGAATCGGCCGAACCGCACCTGCATGCACTCGGCCTACAGAAGATCTACGACTCCGGCCAGCAAGCTCTCGCTGGTGATCCGAACTGGCAAGCGCCGCCCGAGCCGCTGCGCGGGTTCCTGCGCGAGCGATTCATCACCAGTTCGGCGCATGCGCTGGAGTTCATGGGGCGCACGATGCTCACCGAGCCCGATCGCGTGGCTGACCTCAAGGACACCGGCGTCCCGACGCTCGTGATGTACGGGCGCGACGACAACGCCTGGTCGCCGGAGTCCCAGTCCGATATGGCGCTGCGTCTTGGTGCGCGCGAAGTCATCATCGACGGCGCGATGCACTCCCCCGCGATTGAGAACCCCACCGATTCGGCGACCGCGCTCGCCGATTTCTGGGACACCTACGCCACAGCAGAGCGCACAAGCCCGTAG
- a CDS encoding pyridoxal phosphate-dependent aminotransferase, whose translation MRSPHLAKRLHGFTSTIFAEMSALAIETNSINLGQGFPDVDGPKVVREAARRAIDEGVNQYPPGPGIPELRTAIAHHQRRFYGLDPNPDTEVLVTTGATEAIAASMLALLEPGDEVVVLEPYYDSYAATIAMSGGIRVPVTLRTPHFELPHQEFAAAITERTRLILLNTPHNPTGAVLRPEDIRYIADLAIAHDLLVVSDEVYEHMTFDGTAHIPIATAPGMAERTVTISSGGKTFSLTGWKIGWCSGPAELVSAVRAAKQFLSYVSGSPFQPAIAEGLRMPDSFYTAIAVELQAKRDLLASGLREAGFAVNDCRGTYFLSVDVRSVGYDDGVELCRDLPRRCGVVAVPMSVFYDDQAEGRPLVRFAFCKRDDVLREAVDRLAALR comes from the coding sequence ATGCGTAGCCCACACCTCGCCAAGCGTCTGCACGGGTTCACCTCGACGATCTTCGCCGAAATGTCCGCGCTCGCGATCGAGACCAACTCGATCAACCTTGGGCAGGGGTTCCCGGATGTAGACGGTCCGAAGGTGGTGCGTGAGGCCGCCCGTCGGGCCATCGATGAAGGTGTGAATCAGTACCCGCCCGGTCCGGGTATTCCCGAGTTACGTACGGCTATCGCACACCACCAACGCCGCTTCTACGGACTGGATCCCAATCCCGACACCGAGGTGCTGGTCACGACCGGTGCTACCGAGGCGATCGCCGCGTCGATGCTCGCGCTGCTCGAACCCGGAGACGAAGTCGTCGTGCTCGAGCCGTACTACGATTCTTACGCCGCGACGATCGCGATGTCCGGCGGCATTCGAGTGCCGGTCACGTTGCGCACTCCGCATTTCGAGCTACCCCACCAGGAGTTCGCGGCAGCGATCACCGAGCGAACCCGGCTGATCCTGCTGAACACCCCGCATAACCCGACAGGTGCAGTGCTGAGGCCCGAAGATATTAGGTATATCGCCGATCTGGCCATTGCACATGACCTACTCGTGGTGAGCGATGAGGTATACGAGCACATGACGTTCGATGGGACGGCGCATATCCCGATCGCCACTGCGCCTGGGATGGCTGAGCGAACAGTGACGATCTCCTCCGGTGGTAAGACGTTCTCGTTGACGGGGTGGAAGATCGGCTGGTGCAGCGGTCCGGCGGAGTTGGTGTCCGCTGTCCGCGCTGCGAAGCAGTTCCTCAGTTACGTGAGCGGCAGCCCATTCCAGCCGGCGATCGCCGAAGGACTGCGTATGCCGGATTCCTTTTATACGGCGATTGCCGTCGAGCTGCAGGCCAAGCGAGATCTGTTGGCCTCCGGACTACGCGAGGCCGGCTTCGCGGTGAATGACTGCCGCGGCACCTACTTCCTGTCCGTCGATGTGCGCAGTGTGGGGTATGACGACGGTGTGGAACTATGTCGCGATCTGCCGAGGCGGTGCGGCGTCGTGGCCGTGCCGATGTCGGTTTTCTATGACGATCAGGCCGAGGGGCGCCCGCTGGTGCGGTTCGCTTTCTGCAAACGCGACGACGTCCTGCGCGAAGCCGTCGACCGACTGGCGGCACTGCGCTAG
- a CDS encoding RecB family exonuclease, whose protein sequence is MSGAMQLGFEGMPKPLRSVTPAKLDTFDLCPRRFRFVYVDRPAPSRGAPWAHTGIGSAVHAVLRGIWDLAPSSRSVDEVLRDLRAMWPTVGFRDLAQSRRALAIMSEHLAAYVTEHVDFNAEPRGIERTVGAPYGDLAISGRIDRVDELPDGSLVVIDYKTGRAVPTDDEARASMQLAVYAVAVERTFRARCARVELHHIPSGVIASAEITEQTRERQMRRAAATADDIDRAKERMADGVHPDEAYPTRVSPACGHCDFWAHCADGRQVALKDPWFAVPGESMR, encoded by the coding sequence ATGAGCGGCGCTATGCAACTCGGGTTCGAGGGGATGCCCAAGCCGCTGCGCAGTGTCACACCCGCCAAACTGGATACGTTCGACTTGTGTCCGCGGCGATTCCGGTTCGTGTACGTCGACCGCCCGGCCCCTTCGCGCGGCGCGCCATGGGCACACACCGGTATCGGGTCAGCAGTACACGCCGTACTGCGCGGCATCTGGGACCTCGCACCGTCGAGCCGCAGCGTGGACGAAGTACTGCGTGATTTACGCGCAATGTGGCCCACGGTCGGCTTTCGGGACCTCGCACAGTCCCGTCGGGCGCTGGCGATCATGTCCGAACACCTCGCGGCCTACGTCACCGAGCATGTCGATTTCAACGCTGAGCCGCGCGGAATCGAACGCACCGTCGGTGCGCCGTATGGCGACCTGGCGATCTCCGGACGGATCGACCGGGTCGACGAACTGCCCGATGGATCGCTGGTGGTGATCGATTACAAGACCGGGCGCGCGGTGCCCACCGACGACGAGGCGCGCGCTTCGATGCAATTGGCGGTGTACGCCGTGGCCGTCGAGCGCACCTTCCGGGCGCGATGTGCGCGGGTCGAGCTGCACCACATCCCTAGTGGGGTGATCGCGTCGGCCGAAATCACCGAACAGACTCGCGAGCGTCAAATGCGCCGTGCGGCAGCCACCGCTGACGATATCGATCGCGCGAAGGAACGAATGGCCGACGGCGTCCACCCCGATGAGGCTTACCCCACGCGGGTCAGCCCTGCCTGCGGTCACTGTGATTTCTGGGCGCACTGCGCCGACGGTCGCCAGGTTGCGTTGAAGGATCCGTGGTTCGCGGTGCCGGGGGAGTCCATGCGCTGA